One genomic segment of Acaryochloris marina S15 includes these proteins:
- a CDS encoding serine/threonine-protein kinase — protein sequence MSYCPNPICDQRLNPDQLDQCQNCGASLLIGDRYRLLKPLGDLHPLRRSEVFEAQAGDEDVKIIKILKDVQPKLVTMFEREYVALRSIRHPCVPRAEWYEYFKIKLNPLQDPCEIYGFVMEKIEGVTLKEWLKTHDPVSPHQAFDWLKQLAQILHAIHEKRFFHRDIKPSNIIVRPDGKLALIDLGAIRPITETYIAKLATPENTDGITERFDDITLIQSMGYSPLEQVNGKALPQSDFYALGRTIIEVLTGVQPYKLPIDKKTGEPIWRDKLPRLDRKLANLLDKMMAIQPGDRHQSTKYLLQDIEKLELWEKASRSPYFKLGLGVFAVCIAVLGYVGIKEGKEFYSQSMAEHYFYKGYVEQSNNQLSAAKENYAKALNLNPNNEETLNNLGIICQVEGDLPCAIENYKKAAQVNSSYWISTFNLASLYEDQGNATLAEKYYRRVIENATDAQAVGSANNLSRLKILQGNYAEAKKLVTRVVGETAARDLDRALLLKNLGWAEFKLEQHEQAEDHLKQATSLDPEMAAAHCLIAQVYQEQGKQPLAQKAWKTCLQLDSSLPEVDEWKSLVLNRLFPEP from the coding sequence GTGAGCTATTGTCCGAATCCTATATGTGATCAACGACTAAATCCAGACCAATTGGATCAATGTCAAAACTGTGGGGCCTCCTTGCTGATAGGAGATCGCTATCGCTTACTAAAACCATTGGGCGATCTCCATCCTTTAAGGAGATCAGAGGTTTTTGAGGCGCAGGCAGGGGATGAGGATGTCAAGATCATAAAAATCCTCAAGGATGTTCAGCCAAAGCTAGTCACAATGTTTGAGCGTGAATATGTAGCACTTAGAAGTATTCGGCATCCGTGTGTGCCGAGAGCAGAGTGGTACGAGTATTTCAAAATAAAATTAAACCCATTACAAGATCCATGTGAGATTTATGGATTTGTGATGGAAAAAATAGAGGGGGTGACGCTTAAGGAATGGCTGAAAACTCATGATCCCGTATCTCCTCATCAAGCTTTTGATTGGCTGAAGCAACTGGCTCAAATCCTCCATGCAATTCATGAAAAGCGCTTTTTTCACCGAGATATCAAACCGTCAAACATAATTGTGAGGCCAGATGGAAAGCTGGCATTAATAGATCTTGGTGCTATTAGGCCCATCACGGAAACGTACATTGCTAAGTTAGCCACACCTGAGAACACTGACGGTATTACTGAGCGCTTTGACGACATTACTTTAATTCAAAGCATGGGGTACTCCCCCCTAGAGCAGGTCAACGGCAAAGCGCTGCCCCAGTCAGATTTTTATGCCTTGGGACGCACCATTATTGAGGTACTGACAGGGGTTCAGCCTTATAAGCTACCTATCGACAAGAAAACAGGAGAACCTATTTGGCGAGATAAATTACCTCGATTGGATCGCAAACTGGCTAATCTGCTGGACAAAATGATGGCGATCCAACCAGGAGATCGCCATCAAAGCACTAAGTACCTCCTTCAAGACATTGAAAAGCTGGAGCTTTGGGAGAAAGCCAGCCGATCTCCATATTTCAAATTGGGTTTAGGGGTTTTTGCTGTCTGTATCGCTGTACTGGGATACGTAGGTATCAAAGAGGGGAAGGAATTCTACAGTCAGTCTATGGCAGAACACTACTTTTACAAGGGGTATGTAGAGCAATCGAACAATCAACTGAGTGCAGCTAAAGAGAATTATGCAAAAGCTCTAAATCTGAATCCCAACAACGAAGAAACCCTCAACAATCTAGGTATTATCTGTCAGGTCGAGGGTGATCTCCCTTGTGCTATCGAAAACTACAAAAAAGCAGCTCAAGTAAATTCCAGTTATTGGATCTCGACTTTCAATCTGGCTAGCCTATATGAGGATCAAGGAAACGCTACGTTAGCCGAGAAATATTACAGACGGGTGATTGAGAATGCTACGGATGCCCAAGCTGTCGGATCGGCCAATAATCTATCGCGCCTTAAAATATTGCAGGGTAATTATGCTGAAGCAAAGAAATTGGTGACAAGAGTGGTAGGGGAGACTGCAGCAAGAGACTTAGATAGGGCGCTGCTGTTGAAAAATCTGGGCTGGGCAGAATTCAAACTTGAACAGCACGAGCAAGCTGAAGATCATTTAAAACAAGCAACTAGCCTAGATCCCGAGATGGCAGCAGCCCACTGTCTTATTGCCCAAGTCTATCAAGAGCAAGGTAAACAGCCCTTGGCACAAAAAGCTTGGAAAACTTGTCTACAACTCGATTCATCTTTACCAGAGGTAGATGAATGGAAGAGCCTCGTACTCAATCGCTTGTTCCCAGAGCCATAG
- a CDS encoding NB-ARC domain-containing protein → MALTLDDFYTWVDSQSLKIRGKKLTEVERCILHGSIKGLSYEALAADSRFEKAYLQNTAGPGLWRFLQQILGEEYRIGKPYIKDVVEELIDTVGVLPGDDRVWNAGRSQSNIDYLPSTEKLYGRSSELKKLLMRTQDSRCIVITGQVGIGKSSLAAKLIDLVSRSDDYEFDYYIWKSIYHGPHLEDLYQNIIQDINQDSKDRDKDYSSDEFIRFLKVNRCFLILDEADSILKGDNINPYGEKYIGYGYLLRRVVEESHNSVVVLTSRENFKDLDELSQAKKPVTTFHLTGLSASESLEIYEEYALQGRDDWLKITDQYRGNPLALHNIADRIKDFFDGKISRFIEYETIWLGSSFPSRFDQQFGIGGRLSLLEMQILVLMAQQLEIDDSITLDSLITHIIDEQQFSTSKSQILEALNSLTERSVIEKEFTAKALEFRMPPVIRKYLLTDPSGAVKARISQKV, encoded by the coding sequence ATGGCTTTAACGCTTGATGATTTCTACACTTGGGTTGATAGTCAATCCCTAAAAATACGGGGAAAAAAGCTTACCGAGGTTGAGCGGTGTATTTTGCATGGCTCAATAAAAGGATTGTCTTACGAAGCGTTAGCGGCTGACTCGCGATTTGAAAAAGCTTACCTACAAAATACTGCTGGCCCTGGATTATGGCGATTTCTCCAGCAGATATTAGGAGAGGAATACCGAATTGGCAAGCCTTATATCAAGGATGTTGTTGAAGAGCTAATTGATACAGTTGGTGTTCTACCTGGAGATGACCGGGTTTGGAACGCTGGTAGATCGCAGTCAAATATTGATTACCTACCTTCTACTGAGAAGCTGTATGGTCGATCATCAGAGCTGAAAAAATTACTCATGAGAACACAAGATAGCCGCTGTATCGTTATTACAGGGCAAGTGGGTATAGGTAAAAGCTCCTTAGCAGCAAAGCTAATAGACTTAGTTAGTCGGTCGGATGATTATGAATTTGATTATTATATCTGGAAGTCAATTTATCATGGTCCTCATCTAGAAGATTTATACCAAAATATTATTCAAGATATTAATCAGGACTCTAAGGATAGAGACAAAGATTATTCGAGTGATGAATTTATTAGATTCCTTAAAGTAAATAGATGCTTTTTAATCCTAGACGAAGCTGACTCTATTCTAAAAGGTGACAATATTAATCCTTACGGTGAAAAATATATTGGCTACGGCTATTTACTAAGAAGAGTTGTAGAGGAATCTCATAATAGTGTTGTAGTTTTAACAAGTAGAGAAAATTTCAAAGACTTGGATGAGCTTAGCCAAGCTAAAAAACCAGTTACAACATTTCATTTAACAGGTCTTTCTGCTAGTGAATCACTTGAAATATATGAAGAGTATGCTTTGCAAGGGCGAGATGATTGGTTAAAAATTACTGACCAGTATCGTGGAAATCCTCTTGCACTCCACAATATAGCAGACCGAATTAAAGACTTTTTCGATGGGAAAATAAGTCGATTTATTGAATATGAAACTATATGGCTAGGTAGTTCTTTCCCTTCTAGATTTGATCAGCAATTTGGGATAGGCGGGAGACTTAGCCTTTTAGAGATGCAAATCTTAGTTCTTATGGCTCAACAGTTAGAAATTGATGATTCAATTACGCTGGATAGCTTGATTACGCACATAATTGATGAACAGCAATTTAGCACATCAAAGTCTCAAATCCTGGAAGCGTTGAATTCTCTCACTGAGCGTTCAGTTATTGAGAAAGAATTCACCGCAAAAGCCTTGGAATTTAGGATGCCTCCCGTCATTAGGAAATATCTGCTTACAGATCCGTCTGGAGCTGTGAAGGCGCGAATTTCCCAGAAAGTTTAG
- a CDS encoding streptomycin biosynthesis regulator: MPPKQIPVESSKSSAQSIEIGKIRTDGGTQARYQLYEEVAAEYAEDIRLGKEYPPIIVFFDGKEYWLADGFHRVEARRMLKEKKVDAEVHLGTQRDAVLYAVGANSTHGLRRTNADKRRAVERLLRDEEWSQWSDREIARRTFVSQPFVSKLRAELADDSANSESMIRTVQRGGTTYEVDTTNIGQNANQEKKSAKRQRSKKQDKQATIEGNVSSSKQVKQGETWKLGKSHYLFCGDSDSSNFQRRLPTEISLLLIFTQSSTQWPKIMPPNVISALSFCSPFIGEIRLDDLRPVVEKILESTTDAGDTVLMFNLPDPSIYILMDNLDCSCYCAETDPQRCTDALTAWSITNKPAKKLSPN, translated from the coding sequence ATGCCGCCTAAACAGATCCCCGTCGAATCTTCAAAATCCTCTGCCCAGTCAATTGAGATAGGTAAAATTCGCACGGATGGCGGAACACAAGCTCGCTATCAACTATACGAAGAAGTAGCTGCTGAATATGCTGAAGATATACGCTTGGGTAAAGAATATCCTCCAATCATAGTATTCTTCGATGGCAAAGAATATTGGTTAGCTGATGGATTTCATAGGGTAGAAGCAAGAAGAATGCTTAAGGAGAAGAAGGTTGATGCCGAGGTGCATCTTGGGACGCAAAGAGATGCTGTGCTTTATGCCGTTGGAGCTAATTCAACGCATGGATTACGCAGAACAAATGCTGATAAACGCCGAGCTGTGGAAAGACTTCTACGTGATGAAGAGTGGAGTCAATGGAGCGATCGTGAAATTGCTAGGCGAACATTTGTGAGTCAACCATTTGTGAGTAAACTACGAGCTGAGCTGGCTGACGATTCAGCGAACTCAGAATCCATGATACGTACTGTACAGAGAGGAGGGACGACTTATGAAGTAGACACTACAAATATTGGGCAAAATGCTAATCAAGAGAAAAAATCTGCTAAGCGTCAACGCTCAAAAAAACAAGATAAACAAGCAACGATAGAAGGCAATGTCAGCTCATCTAAGCAAGTTAAACAAGGAGAAACTTGGAAACTAGGAAAATCACATTACCTGTTTTGCGGAGACTCAGACTCCAGTAATTTTCAAAGACGTTTGCCTACTGAAATTTCGCTACTCTTAATTTTCACTCAATCTTCAACCCAATGGCCTAAAATCATGCCGCCCAATGTGATAAGTGCCTTATCTTTCTGCAGTCCTTTTATAGGAGAGATCCGCCTAGATGATCTTCGGCCAGTTGTAGAGAAAATCCTAGAAAGTACAACAGATGCAGGTGATACAGTTCTCATGTTCAACCTGCCCGATCCCTCGATTTATATTCTTATGGATAATCTTGATTGCTCTTGTTACTGTGCAGAAACTGATCCCCAACGCTGCACAGATGCTCTTACAGCATGGTCTATTACAAATAAACCAGCGAAAAAACTATCGCCTAACTGA
- a CDS encoding M48 family metallopeptidase, which yields MNLAKQTTLILLASQIIWPASAVAQSQPKKETCEPIGRILKASQQNLVGKLLCSGDQIVSQISGSFVLCYFNPSEQQCRPKKQTRDSNLKKCPLPSRSFCNRRKGGSRAVKPRIITPYGRWLLEPRPQFSWSAVDGATRYRFEFGSPRKNLWSKTTTSAFLEYPDEHAPLSPGNRYKVNVIAYKNEVPIVADSSIFRLLKTEDAKDLQQMIGLIRSFKLDPDREAYLDLNAAYLSKGVLDESIKVLEARIQAGSSHPEIFTVLAERFIDVRLLDEAREKYLKAMQLAKSQNNQVALEKAQAGLQALDQYQSQLPDKTNGAQ from the coding sequence ATGAATCTTGCGAAGCAAACAACCCTGATTCTGTTGGCCTCACAAATTATTTGGCCTGCTTCGGCTGTAGCTCAATCGCAGCCCAAGAAAGAAACCTGTGAACCGATTGGCCGAATCTTGAAGGCGAGTCAGCAGAATCTCGTCGGTAAATTGCTTTGTAGTGGCGATCAGATTGTTTCGCAAATATCAGGTAGCTTTGTCCTCTGCTACTTCAATCCATCCGAGCAACAATGTCGGCCTAAAAAACAGACCAGGGATTCCAACCTTAAAAAATGCCCTCTCCCTTCTCGTAGCTTTTGTAATCGAAGGAAAGGTGGTAGCCGTGCAGTAAAGCCAAGAATAATCACCCCTTATGGTCGTTGGCTACTGGAACCCCGACCACAGTTCTCTTGGTCTGCTGTTGACGGTGCAACAAGATATCGGTTTGAGTTTGGATCTCCCAGGAAAAATTTGTGGTCAAAAACCACTACATCAGCGTTTTTAGAATATCCTGATGAACACGCTCCTTTGAGTCCAGGGAATCGTTATAAGGTCAACGTGATTGCCTATAAAAATGAGGTTCCGATTGTTGCGGATTCTTCTATATTCCGCTTGCTGAAGACCGAAGACGCGAAAGATCTTCAGCAGATGATTGGACTAATTCGTAGCTTTAAGCTCGATCCAGACCGAGAGGCATATTTAGATCTCAATGCCGCCTATCTGTCCAAAGGTGTACTGGACGAAAGTATTAAAGTGTTAGAGGCCAGAATACAGGCAGGAAGTAGTCACCCGGAAATATTTACGGTGTTGGCAGAACGCTTTATTGATGTAAGGTTGCTGGATGAAGCTAGAGAGAAGTACTTGAAGGCTATGCAGTTAGCAAAGTCTCAGAATAATCAAGTTGCCCTAGAGAAAGCTCAAGCTGGCTTGCAAGCTCTGGATCAATATCAAAGCCAGCTTCCCGACAAGACAAATGGTGCCCAGTAG
- a CDS encoding ParB N-terminal domain-containing protein, with the protein MQESYNSTANQSQPQLVKLSQIQLDPEIQPRQQLNQEVVTEYAEAMGQGTTFPPVIIFYDDSRYWLTDGFHRVKAKESIGGHEILAEVRYGSRRDAILFAAGANSAYGLQRSNADKRRAVERLILDEEWFRWSDREIARRTSVSQPFVSKLRNQFLEGDNRYQINVGLDTSCRLACRNGKSYNVNVANIGQSKRLKTSPSLHST; encoded by the coding sequence ATGCAGGAAAGCTACAATTCCACTGCCAATCAGAGTCAGCCACAGCTAGTAAAACTCTCTCAAATACAGCTAGATCCTGAGATCCAACCCCGACAGCAGCTCAATCAGGAAGTGGTCACTGAATATGCTGAAGCTATGGGGCAAGGGACTACGTTCCCGCCTGTGATTATTTTCTACGACGATTCTAGGTACTGGTTAACTGATGGATTCCACCGAGTAAAAGCTAAGGAGTCCATTGGCGGACATGAGATATTAGCAGAAGTGCGATATGGTTCTCGTCGTGATGCAATACTTTTTGCAGCAGGAGCAAATTCAGCATATGGCCTTCAGAGATCCAATGCCGATAAGCGCAGAGCAGTTGAGAGATTGATCCTTGATGAAGAATGGTTTAGATGGTCCGATCGTGAAATTGCTAGGCGGACATCTGTGAGTCAACCGTTTGTGAGTAAATTGAGGAACCAGTTCCTTGAAGGTGATAACCGTTATCAGATAAATGTAGGCTTGGATACATCTTGTAGATTAGCTTGTCGCAATGGAAAATCATACAACGTTAATGTTGCCAACATAGGCCAATCAAAAAGACTGAAGACATCACCTTCACTTCACTCAACTTAA
- a CDS encoding IS630 family transposase (programmed frameshift), which yields MSIVRPISTESLRLLHRIYRCSRHHQVRQRAHCLILSAQGVSPYTLASLFSVSPKTVYNWLKAWNNRGFAGLYNRPGRGRKPMFNPDQQQQIYEWTQASPIQLNRVLAQIEQQWSVRVSKATVKRVLKQMDMSWHRFRQGTSGQPLYADYLGKKQQLEHLKKQEEKGDIHLFFMDESGFSLVPCIPYGWQPIGTYLEIPTRSSKRLNVLGFLSRRQGLHAYTSEQTITSEVVSHCIDTFFTDVELPTVIVMDQAPIHTSQAIYEMKAEWAERGITLFELPSYSPHLNLIERLWQFMKYQWIEMSAYWGWSSLVEYVERVLKTYGDDYVINFS from the exons ATGTCAATTGTCCGTCCTATCTCCACCGAAAGCTTACGCTTATTGCATCGGATTTATCGCTGTAGTCGCCATCATCAGGTCAGACAACGCGCCCATTGCCTCATTTTGTCTGCCCAGGGTGTGAGTCCCTACACCTTAGCCTCCCTTTTTAGTGTGAGTCCTAAAACCGTGTACAACTGGCTTAAGGCTTGGAATAACCGTGGTTTTGCAGGACTCTATAATCGCCCAGGCCGAGGTCGAAAACCGATGTTTAATCCCGACCAACAACAGCAGATTTATGAGTGGACTCAGGCATCTCCCATCCAACTCAATCGGGTGCTAGCTCAGATTGAACAGCAGTGGTCAGTGCGCGTGTCAAAGGCCACCGTTAAACGCGTCTTGAAGCAGATGGATATGAGCTGGCATCGCTTTCGCCAAGGGACATCAGGCCAGCCTTTATATGCCGACTACCTCG GAAAAAAACAGCAGTTAGAACATCTCAAGAAACAAGAAGAGAAGGGAGACATCCACCTATTCTTTATGGATGAGAGTGGTTTTTCGTTAGTCCCCTGTATTCCCTACGGATGGCAACCCATAGGGACTTATCTGGAAATACCGACTCGTTCAAGTAAACGCTTGAATGTTCTGGGGTTTTTGAGTCGACGACAAGGGCTACATGCTTATACATCAGAACAGACCATCACCAGTGAGGTTGTCAGTCATTGCATTGATACCTTCTTTACTGACGTGGAGTTGCCCACCGTCATTGTGATGGATCAAGCCCCTATCCATACGAGCCAAGCAATCTATGAGATGAAGGCAGAGTGGGCCGAACGGGGAATTACCTTGTTTGAGTTACCAAGCTATTCTCCCCATCTAAATTTGATTGAGCGTCTGTGGCAATTCATGAAATATCAGTGGATTGAAATGAGTGCCTACTGGGGGTGGTCATCTTTGGTCGAATATGTGGAAAGAGTTTTGAAAACCTATGGCGATGATTATGTAATTAATTTTAGCTAA
- a CDS encoding CHAT domain-containing protein, which produces MRYFLNSLLLSALIALASIPALASPIEKAEQLTTQGHQHLRQGNPGNAIETWLKALQIYQKENSEDGEKSTLIHLSLAYRAKGQYPNACWVLTDALEVDDSAICRNVNRPTAEEVATALQIIKEQPDTLLTLKALQELGIVLRVIGNLDESVSVLEIALASAQRQNLTFEHYALRMSLANVQADLIRQAQNRFSLSDNPLTKAQFIEVATSTLPDVSKTYLELAATGPRFLRARLNWLKIFLSINQWANQDPTNPELSALRSSLIPGLDSTLDKALVADYSKESPIQSVYSRIKLAKYLLEIQKSDLPVTTEKHILILAFELANSARNDALSLKNERAESFAVGVTGLLYKTTKQNDFAQRSFKAARDLAVSSNSADSAYEWEWELAKLYQAQGQTQDAISAYERSIKNLDQVRGDLLPIDSELQFRFADKVKPVYQQYISVLLESDTPNLEKAVLTNERLQVAQIENFLHCGKLVFVSTTQIENAPTTIHVLELEDSFEILVPNNGTWARFSANGERVRGLASKILIELQDEQFSSTEDDSLLAESQALYQLLLDPIEKQGLLPEQDDTIVFVTDGILSNIPLSMLHDGKKYLVERYSIATNLGRLQAPEAVSPQQLKLLITGISKASPSLNAPQIPSGLDVLSETEEEATLVSSSKIESSTLLNSKFTANNLRRKLSGDYNALHISTHGQFSSDPNQTFLLAWDKPVPLQELDTIIRQGTQVAANNLELLFLSACQSAKGDQLSSLGIAGVSIQAGAKSTVASLWLVDAESTAQLVGDFYKSLANGKTKAEALRKAQLALLGKPATRHPYYWAPFVLSGSWL; this is translated from the coding sequence CCAAAAAGAGAATTCAGAAGATGGTGAGAAAAGTACTCTGATTCACTTGAGCTTGGCTTATCGAGCAAAAGGCCAGTATCCCAATGCCTGCTGGGTGCTGACGGATGCCCTAGAGGTAGACGACAGTGCTATTTGTCGCAACGTCAACCGACCAACCGCTGAAGAGGTTGCTACCGCCCTTCAAATCATTAAGGAACAGCCTGATACTTTACTGACTCTCAAAGCTTTGCAAGAGCTAGGCATAGTTTTACGAGTCATTGGAAATCTAGATGAATCTGTGTCAGTCCTAGAGATAGCTCTAGCCTCAGCTCAGAGACAAAATCTAACTTTTGAGCATTACGCACTTAGAATGAGCTTGGCAAACGTTCAAGCGGATCTTATTCGCCAAGCCCAAAATCGATTTTCTTTATCGGATAATCCACTAACAAAAGCCCAGTTTATTGAGGTTGCAACTTCAACGCTACCCGATGTCTCAAAAACGTATCTGGAACTAGCAGCAACAGGGCCAAGATTCCTCCGAGCAAGATTGAATTGGCTCAAAATTTTCTTATCCATCAACCAATGGGCTAATCAAGATCCGACAAATCCTGAACTATCTGCGTTGAGAAGCAGCCTAATTCCTGGCTTGGATTCCACGCTGGATAAAGCCTTAGTAGCGGATTACTCGAAAGAATCACCGATCCAAAGTGTATACAGCCGAATCAAATTAGCAAAATACCTTCTGGAAATACAGAAGAGTGATTTACCTGTAACCACCGAGAAGCACATCCTCATCCTCGCTTTTGAACTTGCGAATTCAGCTAGGAACGATGCACTGAGTCTAAAAAATGAGCGGGCAGAGTCCTTTGCTGTCGGAGTAACGGGCCTACTATACAAGACTACAAAGCAGAACGATTTTGCACAAAGATCTTTCAAGGCTGCGAGGGATTTAGCGGTATCAAGCAACTCTGCTGATTCTGCCTATGAGTGGGAATGGGAGCTAGCAAAACTATATCAAGCGCAGGGTCAAACCCAGGATGCAATCTCAGCCTATGAACGATCAATCAAAAACCTTGATCAGGTTAGAGGTGATCTGCTCCCTATTGACTCTGAGCTGCAATTCAGATTCGCAGACAAAGTTAAGCCCGTTTATCAACAATACATCAGCGTACTATTGGAGTCTGATACGCCAAATTTAGAGAAAGCTGTATTAACAAACGAGCGGCTGCAAGTTGCTCAAATCGAGAATTTCCTGCACTGTGGAAAGCTAGTTTTCGTCTCCACAACCCAAATCGAGAATGCACCAACTACAATCCATGTTCTGGAACTGGAAGACAGTTTTGAGATACTTGTACCCAACAACGGGACTTGGGCAAGGTTCTCAGCCAATGGGGAGCGGGTCAGAGGTCTTGCTAGTAAAATCTTAATAGAGCTTCAAGATGAACAATTTTCCAGCACTGAAGACGATTCCTTGCTAGCAGAATCCCAAGCACTTTACCAGCTACTACTAGACCCAATTGAGAAGCAGGGGCTATTGCCAGAACAGGACGACACGATTGTGTTTGTCACTGATGGAATTCTTAGTAATATTCCCCTATCAATGCTCCATGATGGCAAGAAGTATTTGGTCGAACGATATAGTATTGCTACTAATCTGGGCAGACTGCAAGCTCCTGAAGCGGTTAGTCCCCAGCAGCTCAAATTACTGATCACAGGGATATCGAAAGCAAGCCCTAGCCTAAATGCTCCTCAAATTCCGTCAGGGCTGGATGTCTTATCGGAAACAGAAGAAGAAGCCACTCTGGTTAGCAGTAGCAAAATAGAATCATCTACTTTACTCAATAGCAAGTTTACTGCCAACAACTTAAGAAGAAAGTTGAGTGGCGATTACAATGCGTTGCACATTTCCACTCACGGGCAATTTTCTTCAGATCCAAATCAAACGTTTTTACTGGCATGGGATAAACCCGTCCCATTACAAGAGCTTGATACCATCATTAGGCAAGGAACTCAAGTTGCTGCTAATAACTTGGAGCTACTTTTCCTGAGTGCCTGCCAGTCTGCAAAAGGTGACCAGCTATCTAGCCTGGGTATTGCGGGTGTGTCAATCCAAGCTGGTGCAAAATCAACAGTCGCATCCTTGTGGCTAGTTGATGCTGAATCTACTGCTCAGCTTGTAGGAGACTTTTACAAATCATTGGCAAATGGAAAGACGAAAGCAGAGGCCCTGCGAAAAGCTCAATTGGCACTATTGGGTAAACCTGCTACTCGCCACCCTTACTACTGGGCACCATTTGTCTTGTCGGGAAGCTGGCTTTGA